Proteins encoded by one window of Thermodesulfatator atlanticus DSM 21156:
- a CDS encoding nucleotide-binding protein — MFIAVASGKGGTGKTIVSVALAQALSARLLDADVEEPNAHLFLRPELFYEETVFRMVPEVDEEKCSFCKKCKEICRFNAITVFPGTVLVFPELCHACYGCLEVCPEECIKETKLPLGRLLAGKSGDIVLAYGELKVGEAMASPLIKALKKQFLAHDEINIIDCPPGTACPVLTAVKDAHFCILVAEPTPFGLHDLKQAYGAIKTMNISMGVVINRSRGVYEPLMEFLRENKLPLLLEIPDDKEIAKAYSRGIPLLEARPDLAQSFRDLYQRIEACL, encoded by the coding sequence GTGTTTATTGCCGTAGCAAGCGGAAAAGGCGGCACCGGGAAGACTATTGTCTCAGTGGCCTTGGCCCAGGCGCTTTCAGCAAGGCTCCTTGATGCCGACGTTGAGGAGCCCAACGCCCATCTTTTTTTGCGTCCTGAGCTTTTTTACGAAGAAACGGTCTTTCGTATGGTGCCAGAAGTTGACGAAGAAAAATGCTCTTTTTGCAAAAAATGCAAAGAAATATGCCGCTTTAATGCCATTACGGTGTTTCCGGGAACAGTGCTGGTTTTTCCAGAACTCTGCCATGCTTGCTACGGATGTCTGGAAGTTTGCCCTGAAGAATGTATCAAAGAAACCAAGCTTCCGCTTGGGAGGCTCTTGGCTGGCAAGTCAGGAGACATCGTGCTTGCTTACGGAGAATTAAAAGTAGGTGAGGCCATGGCCTCACCCCTGATTAAGGCGCTTAAAAAGCAATTTCTGGCGCATGATGAAATAAACATCATTGATTGCCCACCGGGGACCGCGTGTCCGGTGCTCACCGCGGTAAAAGATGCCCATTTTTGTATCCTTGTTGCCGAGCCGACACCTTTTGGTTTGCACGATTTAAAACAGGCCTATGGTGCTATAAAGACCATGAATATTTCTATGGGAGTGGTAATCAACCGCAGTCGCGGTGTGTATGAACCACTTATGGAATTTTTGCGAGAGAATAAACTTCCGCTTCTTCTTGAAATCCCTGATGACAAAGAAATTGCCAAGGCTTATTCCCGGGGGATTCCTCTTTTAGAGGCTAGGCCAGACTTAGCGCAAAGTTTCCGGGATCTTTATCAGCGAATCGAGGCGTGTCTATGA
- a CDS encoding NifB/NifX family molybdenum-iron cluster-binding protein encodes MKIAVPIEGEMVAEHFGHAPQFAIYEVDGDGIRKEIHVPPPHEPGVIPQWLASLGVNCILCGMLGRRAIGYFEEYGIKVVSGVPAMPADEAVAAFVAGTLRVSPRLCGGGHGHGGCGRH; translated from the coding sequence ATGAAGATAGCAGTACCTATCGAAGGCGAAATGGTTGCGGAACACTTTGGTCATGCTCCTCAGTTTGCCATTTACGAAGTAGATGGAGACGGAATTCGCAAGGAGATCCATGTTCCGCCACCACATGAGCCCGGTGTTATTCCCCAGTGGCTGGCAAGCCTTGGGGTAAATTGTATTCTCTGCGGCATGCTTGGCAGGCGTGCCATAGGTTATTTTGAAGAATACGGCATTAAAGTGGTCTCTGGTGTTCCAGCCATGCCCGCTGATGAGGCGGTAGCTGCCTTTGTGGCCGGAACTCTCAGGGTTTCTCCACGTCTTTGTGGCGGTGGTCATGGCCACGGGGGGTGTGGTCGTCACTAA
- a CDS encoding ATP-binding protein, with protein sequence MKELLILSGKGGTGKTTIAASLAVLLSGEKVLADADVDSANFGLLLDGTLKAKEAFFSGWEPVKDQEKCTNCGICLEKCRFEAVREDFSFDLVACEGCGVCAWFCPEEAISMEEKEIGSLCVSDTKYGPLVHAELYPGEENSGKLVAAVKRKAHEVATEKGASLVLVDGSPGVGCPVIASLSGAQAVLIVAEPTVSGEHDLERVAALLKHFRIPGYLVVNKADLNPEIAKKLLARKDLFTPLGEIPYDEAVFESLHAAKPLPEYANGPATKALKEIAQKIEKILMKEG encoded by the coding sequence ATGAAAGAGCTTCTCATTTTGAGTGGAAAAGGAGGCACCGGAAAAACTACTATTGCTGCCTCTTTGGCAGTGCTTCTCTCCGGGGAAAAGGTCCTGGCTGATGCGGATGTGGATTCAGCCAATTTTGGTCTACTCCTCGATGGCACCTTAAAGGCCAAAGAAGCCTTTTTTTCAGGATGGGAACCGGTAAAAGACCAGGAAAAATGTACTAACTGCGGTATCTGCCTAGAAAAATGCCGTTTTGAGGCGGTGAGGGAAGATTTTTCCTTTGATCTCGTGGCTTGTGAGGGGTGCGGGGTTTGTGCCTGGTTTTGTCCTGAAGAGGCCATTTCCATGGAAGAAAAAGAAATAGGAAGTCTTTGTGTCTCTGACACCAAATACGGTCCCCTAGTTCATGCTGAGCTTTATCCTGGAGAGGAAAATTCCGGAAAGCTTGTGGCTGCGGTAAAAAGAAAGGCCCACGAAGTAGCAACAGAAAAAGGAGCTTCCTTGGTTTTGGTTGACGGGTCTCCTGGGGTAGGGTGTCCGGTTATTGCTTCGCTTTCAGGAGCCCAGGCAGTTTTAATTGTGGCCGAGCCTACTGTCTCAGGAGAACACGACCTTGAGCGCGTAGCAGCGCTCCTTAAACACTTTCGTATTCCTGGTTATTTGGTGGTTAATAAGGCCGATTTGAATCCTGAAATCGCTAAAAAACTCTTGGCTCGCAAAGACCTTTTTACTCCCCTTGGGGAGATTCCTTACGACGAAGCAGTGTTTGAGTCTTTACATGCGGCTAAGCCACTTCCAGAGTATGCTAACGGGCCAGCTACGAAGGCCCTTAAGGAAATTGCCCAAAAAATAGAAAAAATCCTGATGAAGGAGGGTTAA
- a CDS encoding NifB/NifX family molybdenum-iron cluster-binding protein has protein sequence MKIAITAQGNDLSAPFDPRFGRAQYFIIYDTETDSFEAIANEAVNAPQGAGIAAANYLAEKGISLLITGNCGPKAFAVLSAAGIKVAQVDVATVEDALKAFKAGRLAEIEAPTVEAHFGVGVMEASAPEDFRTGKGQGGGRSMGVGRGLGGGRGFGGGRGCGQGGGRGRGCGRGQGGGRGRGRGRGCQ, from the coding sequence ATGAAGATAGCCATAACAGCCCAGGGAAATGATCTTTCAGCACCTTTTGACCCTCGTTTTGGCCGTGCCCAGTATTTCATCATTTACGACACCGAAACAGATTCTTTTGAGGCCATTGCCAATGAGGCCGTTAATGCGCCTCAGGGGGCAGGTATTGCTGCTGCCAACTATCTGGCAGAAAAAGGTATTTCGCTCTTAATCACTGGAAATTGTGGCCCCAAGGCCTTTGCGGTGCTCTCTGCCGCAGGAATTAAAGTAGCCCAGGTTGACGTTGCCACGGTAGAAGATGCCCTAAAAGCCTTTAAAGCCGGAAGACTTGCCGAGATAGAAGCCCCTACTGTTGAAGCCCATTTTGGCGTGGGTGTCATGGAAGCGTCTGCCCCTGAAGACTTTCGAACCGGAAAGGGTCAGGGAGGCGGTCGTAGCATGGGAGTTGGCCGCGGACTTGGTGGAGGGAGAGGTTTTGGTGGCGGACGCGGCTGTGGTCAGGGCGGTGGACGCGGCCGTGGCTGTGGACGTGGCCAGGGTGGTGGTCGTGGCCGGGGACGGGGACGCGGTTGCCAGTAG
- a CDS encoding DNA polymerase ligase N-terminal domain-containing protein has product MPRFSVQEHHASHLHWDLRLEKDGVLKSWAIPKGPPLKIGIRRLAIETEDHPLDYIYFEGIIPPGCYGAGIVKLWDRGTYEIEFWEDDKIVVVFNGEKLRGRYALLRLKDKNWLFFKTKKQPKFSDDHTPRGHDHRHKDVEKP; this is encoded by the coding sequence ATGCCGCGTTTTTCGGTGCAGGAACATCATGCGAGCCATCTTCATTGGGACTTACGTCTGGAAAAAGACGGCGTGCTTAAGTCCTGGGCCATTCCTAAGGGGCCTCCCCTTAAAATAGGCATAAGACGCCTTGCCATTGAAACCGAAGACCACCCTCTTGATTACATCTATTTTGAAGGCATAATCCCGCCGGGGTGTTATGGTGCAGGGATTGTCAAACTATGGGACAGAGGCACCTACGAGATCGAATTCTGGGAAGATGATAAGATCGTAGTGGTTTTCAATGGGGAAAAGCTAAGAGGGCGTTACGCCCTCCTTCGCTTAAAAGATAAAAACTGGCTCTTTTTCAAAACCAAGAAACAGCCAAAATTTAGTGACGACCACACCCCCCGTGGCCATGACCACCGCCACAAAGACGTGGAGAAACCCTGA